A single window of Vicia villosa cultivar HV-30 ecotype Madison, WI unplaced genomic scaffold, Vvil1.0 ctg.002503F_1_1, whole genome shotgun sequence DNA harbors:
- the LOC131639026 gene encoding aconitate hydratase, cytoplasmic-like: MYTSTPPLPRPTNPNKLFSRTFSASPPSLTARTSRSFFCSFSRLNRRLHCNSPLTLRPQIRAVAPAVESFHRKIATTATENPFKGNLASLPKPGGGEFGKFYSLPSLNDPRIDRLPYSIRILLESAIRNCDNFQVTKEDVDKIIDWENTSTKQVEIPFKPARVLLQDFTGVPAVVDLACMRDAMNKLGSDSNKINPLVPVDLVVDHSVQVDVARSENAVQANMELEFQRNKERFAFLKWGSTAFRNMLVVPPGSGIVHQVNLEYLGRVVFNNEGLLYPDSVVGTDSHTTMIDGLGVAGWGVGGIEAEAAMLGQPMSMVLPGVVGFKLSGKLRNGVTATDLVLTVTQILRKHGVVGKFVEFYGDGMSKLSLADRATIANMSPEYGATMGFFPVDHVTLQYLKLTGRSDETVAMIESYLRANRLFVDYNEPQQDRVYSSYLELNLFDVEPCISGPKRPHDRVPLKEMKADWHACLDNNVGFKGFAIPKETQGKVVKFDFHGQPAELKHGSVVIAAITSCTNTSNPSVMLGAGLVAKKAHELGLQVKPWVKTSLAPGSGVATKYLLQSGLQKYLNEQGFHIVGFGCTTCIGNSGDLNESVASAISDNDIVAAAVLSGNRNFEGRVHPLTRANYLASPPLVVAYALAGTVDIDFEKEPIGMGNDGKNVYLRDIWPSTEEIAETVQSSVLPDMFRSTYESITKGNPMWNQLQVPADTLYSWDSDSTYIHEPPYFKNMTMDPPGSHGVKDAYCLLNFGDSITTDHISPAGSINKDSPAAKYLLERGVERKDFNSYGSRRGNDEVMARGTFANIRLVNKLLNGEVGPRTVHIPTGEKLFVYDAAMRYKASGQDTIVLAGAEYGSGSSRDWAAKGPMLLGVKAVIAKSFERIHRSNLVGMGIIPLCYKPGEDADTLGLTGHERYTIDLPSKISEIKPGQDVKVTTDSGKSFTCIARFDTEVELAYFNHGGILPYVIRNLIKQ; the protein is encoded by the exons ATGTATACATCAACACCTCCTCTTCCCAGACCAACCAATCCTAACAAACTCTTTTCTAGAACCTTCTCCGCTTCTCCTCCTTCTCTTACTGCTCGCACTTCTCGATCATTCTTTTGTTCCTTTTCTCGCCTCAACCGCCGCCTCCATTGTAATTCTCCTCTCACTCTTCGTCCTCAGATCAGAGCCGTCGCTCCCGCCGTAGAAAGTTTCCACCGCAAAATCGCTACCACAG CCACTGAAAATCCCTTCAAGGGAAACTTGGCAAGTCTTCCTAAGCCGGGTGGTGGCGAGTTTGGAAAATTCTATAGTCTTCCTTCACTCAATGATCCAAGAATTG ACAGGTTACCATACTCGATTAGAATTCTCCTTGAATCCGCCATTCGCAATTGCGATAACTTCCAAGTCACTAAAGAAGATGTTGATAAGATTATTGATTGGGAAAACACATCTACAAAGCAAGTTGAGATTCCTTTCAAGCCTGCACGTGTTCTCTTGCAG GATTTTACTGGAGTGCCAGCTGTTGTCGATTTGGCATGCATGCGAGACGCTATGAATAAGCTTGGCAGTGATTCAAACAAAATCAATCCTTTG GTTCCTGTTGATCTCGTCGTTGACCATTCAGTTCAAGTCGATGTGGCAAGGTCAGAAAATGCAGTTCAGGCTAATATGGAACTTGAATTCCAGAGAAACAAGGAGAGATTTGCTTTTCTTAAATGGGGATCAACGGCATTCCGTAACATGCTCGTTGTTCCTCCTGGTTCTGGTATCGTACATCAG GTCAATCTTGAATATCTTGGACGAGTAGTTTTCAACAATGAGGGCTTACTCTATCCTGATAGTGTGGTTGGGACTGATTCACATACAACTATGATAGATGGGCTTGGTGTTGCTGGATGGGGTGTTGGAGGTATTGAAGCTGAGGCAGCAATGCTCGGTCAG CCTATGAGCATGGTTTTGCCTGGAGTTGTTGGATTCAAGCTATCTGGAAAACTGCGCAATGGTGTTACAGCAACTGATTTGGTTCTAACTGTGACACAAATTCTTAGAAAGCACGGTGTTGTAGGGAAATTTGTGGAATTTTATG GTGATGGTATGAGTAAATTATCTTTAGCTGACAGAGCAACTATTGCTAACATGTCTCCTGAATATGGTGCCACCATGGGCTTCTTCCCTGTGGATCACGTTACATTACAATATCTCAAGCTAACTGGGAGAAGTGATGAGACT GTAGCGATGATAGAGTCTTATCTCAGGGCAAACAGATTGTTTGTTGACTATAATGAG CCACAACAAGATAGGGTATATTCATCATATCTTGAATTAAACCTGTTCGACGTAGAACCATGTATCTCAGGACCAAAGAG ACCCCATGACCGTGTTCctttgaaagaaatgaaagccGACTGGCATGCATGTCTTGATAACAATGTTGGATTTAAG GGATTTGCTATACCAAAAGAGACACAGGGAAAAGTTGTGAAATTTGATTTTCATGGGCAGCCAGCAGAGCTCAAGCATGGTAGTGTAGTGATTGCTGCAATCACAAGCTGTACGAATACATCAAACCCAAGTGTTATGCTTGGGGCTGGCCTTGTTGCAAAAAAGGCTCATGAGCTTGGTTTACAG GTCAAGCCTTGGGTTAAAACAAGTCTTGCTCCAGGCTCTGGAGTTGCTACTAAATATCTACTCCAGAG TGGACTGCAAAAGTATCTGAACGAACAAGGTTTTCATATTGTTGGATTTGGCTGTACAACATGCATCGGCAATTCAGGGGATCTGAATGAATCTGTTGCTTCTGCCATCTCAGATAATG ACATTGTAGCAGCTGCTGTGTTGTCTGGGAACCGTAATTTTGAGGGTCGAGTCCATCCCTTGACAAGAGCTAATTATCTGGCCTCACCTCCTCTGGTTGTTGCTTATGCTCTTGCTGGCACG GTTGACATTGATTTTGAGAAGGAGCCAATTGGGATGGGGAATGATGGCAAGAATGTCTACCTGAGGGATATTTGGCCATCTACTGAAGAAATTGCAGAG ACTGTTCAATCTAGTGTGTTACCTGACATGTTCAGGAGTACATATGAGTCTATCACAAAGGGCAACCCTATGTGGAACCAACTACAAGTTCCAGCTGATACTCTCTACTCTTGGGACTCCGACTCGACATATATTCATGAGCCTCCATACTTCAAGAACATGACCATGGATCCTCCCGGATCTCATGGTGTGAAAGATGCCTATTGCCTGCTAAACTTTGGTGACAGTATAACCACTGATCATATTTCTCCAGCTGGAAGCATTAACAAGGACAGTCCTGCTGCCAAATACCTCCTAGAGCGTGGGGTTGAACGCAAAGACTTTAATTCTTATGGAAGCCGTCGTGGCAATGATGAGGTGATGGCGAGAGGAACCTTTGCCAACATTCGCCTTGTTAACAAGCTCTTAAACGGGGAAGTTGGCCCTAGAACAGTTCACATTCCAACTGGGGAGAAGCTTTTTGTGTACGATGCAGCAATG AGATACAAGGCTTCGGGACAAGACACCATTGTTCTAGCTGGAGCTGAATATGGCAGTGGAAGTTCTAGAGATTGGGCAGCCAAAGGTCCAATGTTATTG GGAGTCAAAGCTGTGATAGCTAAAAGTTTTGAGAGAATTCATCGCAGTAACTTGGTAGGAATGGGTATCATTCCTCTTTGCTACAAACCCGGGGAGGATGCAGACACATTGGGATTGACTGGTCATGAACGTTATACAATTGACCTTCCAAGTAAAATCAGTGAGATCAAGCCTGGCCAAGATGTCAAAGTCACAACTGATAGTGGGAAATCTTTCACCTGCATTGCACGCTTTGACACCGAG GTGGAACTTGCATACTTCAACCACGGAGGAATTCTTCCATATGTCATACGTAACCTCATTAAACAGTGA
- the LOC131639017 gene encoding uncharacterized protein LOC131639017, whose translation MLTALSRFVAKSAQHALPFFKLLRKEAAFEWSEECERALSHLKHVLSKPPVLSRPNNGEHLYLYLAVSNEAVSAALFREVEDGQKPVYFTSKALQGPEVRYQQIEKVALALVTAARRLRYYFLAHTIVIRTDQPIKQLLSRPDMAGRMLRWSLELSEFDIQYESRRALKAQALADFIAEMTSITNPPALTENKWTIYVDGASSSSGSGAGIILENDEGLIIEVSLVLSFNTSNNQAEYEALLAGLKLAEDVGAREVKIYTDSQLVASQISGDYQAKNDVLAEYLTLVKDKMKKFAKAEVEHIPREHNSRADVLSKLASTRKKGGNKSVIQEILSRPSVEKVTQPLPVLAIGDDNCWMTPVYNFLTKDELPTDSKEASAIKRRACSYTIVEDKLYRRGFSIPLLKCVDASQALEILQELHEGISGQHLGG comes from the coding sequence atgctcacggCGCTATCCCGTTTTGTCGCCAAATCCGCTCAACATGCTCTTCCATTTTTTAAGTTATTACGAAAAGAAGCGGCTTTtgaatggtccgaggaatgcgagcgAGCACTATCCCACCTCAAACACGTGCTCTCCAAACCGCCCGTCCTCTCTCGACCCAATAACGGCGAGCATTTATACCTTtacctggccgtctcaaacgaGGCGGTCAGCGCGGCTCTGTTCCGAGAGGTTGAAGACGGACAGAAACCCGTATActtcaccagcaaagccctacaaggaccGGAAGTACGATACcagcagatcgagaaagtcgcttTGGCCTTGGTGACAGCTGCCAGGAGGCTGagatactacttcctcgcccataccATCGTCATTCGAACAGACCAACCCATCAAGCAACTCCTCagtcgaccagacatggccgggagaatgctaagatggtccctcgagctttcCGAGTTCGATATACAATACGAAAGCAGAAGGGCGCTGAAGGCTCAAGCGCTAGCAGACTTTATAGCCGAAATGACCTCGATCACCAACCCCCCGGCCCTTACCGAGAacaagtggaccatctacgtagatggcgctTCAAGCAGCTCAGGAAGCGGGGCCGGCATTATCTTGGAAAACGATGAGGGGCTCATCATCGAGGTTTCCTTAGTCCTCTCTttcaacacgtcgaacaaccaggccgagtacgaagctCTCTTAGCAGGCCTCAAACTCGCAGAAGATGTGGGCGCTCGGGAGGTTAAGATTTACACCGACTCCCAACTCGTTGCATCCCAGATCAGCGGCGACTACCAAGCCAAGAACGACGTGCTTGCCGAGTATCTCACGCTCgtcaaagataagatgaaaaaattcgcTAAAGCGGAAGTAGAGCATATCCCTCGAGAGCATAACTCACGAGCCGATGTATTATCCAAACtcgcgagcacgagaaagaaaggcgGGAACAAGTCGGTGATCCAGGAAATCTTATCAAGGCCGAGCGTAGAAAAGGTCACGCAACCCCTACCAGTGCTCGCCATCGGGGACGACaactgctggatgaccccggtgtacAATTTTCTCACAAAAGACGAGCTTCCAACCGACTCAAAGGAAGCTTCAGCGATCAAAagacgagcctgctcgtacacaatCGTCGAGGACAAGCTATACCGACGAGGTTTCTCCATCCCTCTCCTCAAATGCGTTGATGCTTCACAAGCCCTCGAGATCCTTCAAGAGCTACACGAGGGAATCAGTGGACAACATCTAGGAGGCTGA